Proteins encoded in a region of the Lepidochelys kempii isolate rLepKem1 chromosome 24, rLepKem1.hap2, whole genome shotgun sequence genome:
- the EFNA4 gene encoding ephrin-A4 produces MCPALLLRLLLWGPLLWGRLRPVRGLRHSVYWNSSNPRFLHEDYAVQVSINDYLDIYCPHYERPVPVGRAETFSLHMVDSEGYQGCYETPGAFKRWECNRPHAPFGPVRFSEKIQRFTPFSLGFEFQPGETYYYISIPSPESAGRCLRLRVAVCCKASTTKPVTEVPKSQPRGRGGSEGPFSVTDAPAAAGQMPASILASLVPPGGQGSLPL; encoded by the exons ATGTGCCCGGCGCTGCTGCTGCGGCTCCTGCTGTGGGGGCCGCTGCTGTGGGGGCGGCTCCGGCCGGTGCGCGGCCTCCGGCACAGCGTCTACTGGAACTCGAGCAACCCCAG GTTCTTGCATGAAGACTATGCTGTCCAGGTCTCCATCAATGACTACCTGGACATCTACTGCCCGCACTACGAGCGCCCAGTGCCCGTGGGCCGGGCTGAGACCTTCAGCCTGCACATGGTGGACTCCGAGGGCTACCAGGGCTGCTACGAGACACCTGGTGCCTTCAAGCGCTGGGAGTGCAACCGGCCCCACGCACCCTTCGGGCCTGTCCGCTTCTCTGAGAAGATCCAGCGCTTCACGCCCTTCTCGCTGGGCTTCGAGTTCCAGCCGGGGGAGACCTACTACTATATCT CTATCCCCAGCCCAGAGAGCGCCGGGCGGTGCCTGAGGCTACGAGTGGCCGTCTGCTGCAAGGCATCGA CAACAAAGCCTGTGACAGAAGTTCCCAAATCTCAGCCCCGTGGGAGAGGGGGGTCAGAGG ggcCCTTCTCCGTCACCGACGCACCCGCTGCTGCCGGTCAGATGCCCGCCTCCATCCTGGCCTCATTGGTGCCTCCTGGTGGTCAGGGCTCCTTGCCCCTGTGA